In the genome of Pieris napi chromosome 16, ilPieNapi1.2, whole genome shotgun sequence, one region contains:
- the LOC125057429 gene encoding coiled-coil domain-containing protein 50 — translation MSGFQTRDTMPKVGHVTDLREQWLVRADGALAHRLQDREISSHLCENRYRNQQIREDFPVALSEQQDIEHEVKMRELSRRRQAEIDAEIAREMAEINIRKQRRERQTTGITQPSSSKIVAPSISDINLDELGLSPTELEEMRRRIEQEEYDARLARQLSHEVDGQEAILADMRCAVEAQDGELARLLQEREYKKLQRAKEKARQKALLKKQLRQAQDVPPEPSQTTLCDAYSNPRDMIRQNGLRLCKSVDSDLNYVEPFEKECIQSKASALQTHELSKQYYAQEAGTSSSNINASHAHSRSFEAKANSNTPLHHRHPPPPPSTSKKPRFPDPVSIRPASHYPTDNIESHDVNTSIVHSVSENNNLYSSSFSSDNLPPPRLSYDKGDPSKRLSVISDITAEGLAKKKSKQADLHKKRCGCKIQ, via the coding sequence ATGTCTGGATTTCAAACTCGCGATACGATGCCCAAGGTAGGGCATGTAACTGACCTCCGTGAGCAGTGGTTGGTGCGTGCTGATGGCGCATTGGCACACCGTCTACAGGATCGTGAGATCTCATCGCATCTTTGTGAGAACAGGTATCGTAATCAGCAAATACGAGAAGACTTTCCTGTAGCACTCAGTGAACAACAAGATATTGAACATGAGGTGAAAATGCGCGAGCTATCGCGTCGTAGACAAGCCGAAATAGATGCTGAGATCGCGCGAGAGATGGCGGAGATTAATATTCGAAAACAGAGGCGTGAACGGCAAACTACAGGAATAACTCAACCGAGTTCTTCAAAAATTGTTGCTCCATCTATTTCAGATATAAACCTTGATGAGCTTGGTCTGTCTCCTACAGAACTTGAAGAAATGCGGAGACGTATTGAACAAGAGGAATATGATGCCCGACTTGCCAGACAGTTGAGCCATGAAGTGGATGGTCAAGAAGCCATCCTTGCTGATATGAGATGTGCAGTAGAGGCTCAAGATGGTGAACTAGCTCGTTTGCTGCAAGAAAGggaatacaaaaaattacaaaggGCAAAAGAAAAAGCTAGACAAAAAGCTTTGCTGAAAAAGCAGCTAAGACAAGCCCAAGATGTTCCTCCTGAACCATCACAAACTACACTCTGTGATGCTTACAGTAATCCAAGAGACATGATTCGTCAAAATGGCTTAAGACTTTGTAAATCTGTTGATTCTGACCTGAACTATGTTGAGCCATTTGAAAAAGAGTGTATACAGTCAAAAGCCAGTGCACTACAAACTCATGAGCTGTCTAAACAGTACTATGCACAAGAAGCCGGGACTTCTAGCTCAAACATTAATGCATCACATGCTCATTCAAGATCATTTGAGGCTAAAGCTAATTCAAATACACCACTTCATCATAGGCACCCGCCACCTCCACCATCCACAAGTAAGAAGCCAAGATTTCCTGACCCAGTAAGTATACGCCCAGCTTCTCACTACCCAACAGATAATATTGAATCTCATGATGTAAATACATCAATAGTGCACAGTGTAAGTGAAAATAACAACTTATACAGTTCTTCATTTTCTTCTGATAATTTACCACCACCTCGACTATCTTATGATAAAGGTGACCCATCTAAGAGGCTGTCAGTGATATCTGATATAACTGCAGAGGGTCTTGCAAAGAAAAAGAGTAAGCAAGCTGATTTACACAAGAAACGTTGTGGTtgtaaaattcaataa